In Trichoderma asperellum chromosome 1, complete sequence, a single window of DNA contains:
- a CDS encoding uncharacterized protein (EggNog:ENOG41) gives MQTVPSLIGTGTAIAAAANGLVFGQPEEPPPPNKKRLSQLRKEISFDRDLPVTAPSAISSPLRYEASLDAPSIEVEYPPQSAVASPITVSRPPLSRYQRPSHQPASSPRPIPERRSMLRQRESSASPTPEGPRDSTSSSGSWIRRLSIRRPPLSRQGSVKSKSSIGPDSPSISQSYTSSAPILSRPNTAANPLAPNKLVKRSPSVTSSDAPLTPTHNRPKSHLSILRRPATSHQRSATLHQFRQSADLTNLPSPAFSFDQSSKQHESLLTVALSTQPRGIRRTRWISFFHSRTSNVGGGGISGRLGEGPPRGRTVSGKRISPGGYDRQKVHLVTPRMVSPASAPLIAPSPVDRRDEIRQVRHETGVHVDDRSTSPENATERKAMRPHSMPFPPVVNWLSRTSGSLRQPKRETEPDGVNDRRHVSAPSNSGAQTAVEHDLKAPAQSPIPPSPLGRQGPTLDSAAKAQLTMHKRSHSSPLLPAPRKSNFQIDGPRLGSPSGAASHSARQHLPSGSSTSSAAMSQLRASPLHESFSAAEGFEGDARGFISADEDDADYKSDTVFDSLRTAASSRTRAVETPLDSIYDDSPPSTAGNNGKTKRLSIQEILGHNWDGDTNIMEEDESTMMPIGQSDRARLRYSSRHILTLPRISSESSQNGVSIYTKEFGRISLDDDFDEDWAVDDDAHFNPLSPPSKGSSLNSRGINPNVRVALANMSLDQRSDMDSDDRPLNNLFDWSETSIHDKSSAGGVPLRPKTSYEKQELDARGGRPVIRSPIPTHIRSQSVPLSHALDEGKSSTGAKYGTWGLSSKTVSEDWDEDFEFGGSANDFGDKADNNLFSVPESIRASQPSVKAHSGQIRELSLLVNDLKRLCRHGRDMDMLDGPQKTLWKEAEGVIALASPDEEDSIDEENDANFLDAMEEFDNNDGFSEEDFDDLSFSRLDMAFDIKEPMSKTAVVRERHSPKRRSVFSPDDDIFGGNWPLVDENPPSNQSSRSRTPELRADRQEEAAKGARSVMEAMSRSISDQDTQSRPDNKMTFDTNSLRVLVKRAGELRDSLSDVIRRAEQITQSPVVTPRRDRETDSSPAFTRMFDDPGSSQSRRTIRHRGNLSSLLDSPSPKTSSSSSSSSPVTRRLRTMIAS, from the exons ATGCAGACGGTTCCCAGT CTTATTGGGACCGGCACTGCCATTGCTGCAGCGGCCAACGGCCTGGTGTTTGGTCAGCCCGAAGAGCCTCCTCCACCTAACAAGAAGCGACTCAGCCAGCTCAGGAAGGAAATCTCGTTCGATCGCGATCTGCCGGTTACGGCCCCCTCGGCCATCTCGTCTCCCCTACGATACGAAGCCAGTCTGGATGCGCCGTCAATAGAAGTCGAGTATCCGCCGCAGAGTGCCGTGGCCAGCCCAATCACAGTGTCTCGACCTCCGTTGTCCCGCTACCAGAGGCCGTCGCATCAACCTGCCTCGTCACCCAGGCCAATCCCTGAAAGACGGTCCATGTTGAGGCAGCGTGAGAGCTCAGCATCACCGACGCCTGAGGGACCTAGAGACTCCACCTCGTCGAGCGGATCTTGGATTAGGAGGCTCTCGATCCGCCGCCCTCCGTTGTCGCGACAGGGAAGCGTCAAGTCAAAATCCAGCATTGGACCAGATTCGCCCTCGATTTCTCAGTCGTATACTTCATCAGCCCCGATTCTATCAAGGCCAAACACGGCCGCCAACCCTCTGGCGCCGAACAAGCTTGTGAAACGATCTCCATCAGTCACATCTAGCGACGCTCCTCTTACACCCACACACAATCGACCGAAATCGCATTTATCTATCCTGCGGCGACCAGCGACAAGCCACCAGAGATCCGCCACCCTGCATCAATTCCGCCAGAGCGCTGATTTGACGAATCTGCCCTCACCGGCGTTTTCTTTTGATCAATCATCAAAGCAGCACGAAAGCTTGTTAACAGTGGCGCTGTCTACGCAACCTCGAGGAATTCGAAGGACAAGGTGGATATCTTTCTTCCATTCACGCACAAGCAacgttggtggtggtggtatttCTGGCCGCCTGGGAGAGGGGCCCCCCCGTGGTCGCACCGTCTCAGGAAAGCGCATTTCTCCTGGCGGCTATGATCGTCAGAAGGTACATCTTGTTACGCCCAGGATGGTGTCGCCTGCCTCAGCGCCTCTAATTGCGCCATCCCCCGTGGATCGACGAGATGAGATTCGCCAAGTCCGACATGAGACAGGTGTTCACGTGGACGATCGATCGACTTCCCCCGAGAATGCGACTGAAAGAAAAGCGATGCGACCTCATTCAATGCCATTCCCTCCAGTTGTCAACTGGCTCTCGAGAACATCGGGAAGCCTTCGACAACCAAAACGGGAGACTGAGCCGGATGGTGTGAACGACAGGCGGCACGTGTCAGCCCCAAGCAATAGTGGCGCCCAAACCGCCGTGGAGCACGACTTGAAAGCGCCGGCGCAATCACCAATCCCACCCAGTCCTCTAGGACGGCAGGGGCCGACGCTGGATTCAGCAGCCAAAGCTCAGCTAACAATGCATAAAAGAAGCCATTCCTCCCCACTTCTCCCCGCCCCTCGTAAATCGAATTTTCAAATCGACGGACCACGCTTAGGATCGCCTAGCGGGGCGGCCTCTCACTCAGCACGGCAGCACCTGCCCTCCGGGAGCTCGACCAGCTCCGCTGCCATGTCGCAACTCAGAGCTTCTCCATTACATGAGAGTTTCTCTGCCGCTGAAGGATTTGAAGGCGACGCTCGCGGCTTCATATCGGCCGATGAGGACGACGCCGATTATAAGAGTGACACTGTGTTCGACTCACTGCGCACCGCAGCTTCTAGTCGCACAAGGGCTGTGGAGACGCCCTTGGACTCTATTTATGACGACTCCCCCCCGAGCACCGCAGGAAATAATGGTAAGACCAAGCGCCTCTCGATACAGGAGATACTGGGCCATAACTGGGACGGTGACACAAATATtatggaagaagacgaaagtACCATGATGCCCATCGGGCAATCTGATAGGGCTAGACTAAGGTACTCTAGCCGCCACATTCTTACTTTGCCTCGCATCAGCTCAGAGTCGTCTCAAAATGGTGTTTCGATTTACACGAAAGAATTTGGTCGCATTTCATTAGACGACGATTTTGATGAAGACTGGGCTGTTGATGACGACGCGCACTTTAATCccctctctcctccctcCAAAGGCAGCTCACTCAACTCTCGCGGCATTAATCCAAACGTCAGGGTTGCGCTGGCGAATATGAGCCTTGACCAAAGGTCTGATATGGACTCGGATGATCGGCCTCTGAATAACTTGTTTGACTGGAGTGAAACTTCTATTCATGATAAGAGCAGTGCAGGCGGTGTTCCGCTGCGTCCAAAGACATCTTACGAAAAGCAGGAGCTTGACGCTAGGGGCGGACGCCCTGTCATTCGCAGTCCTATACCAACGCATATTCGGAGCCAAAGTGTTCCTCTCTCGCACGCGTTGGATGAGGGCAAGTCATCTACTGGTGCCAAGTATGGTACCTGGGGGCTGAGCTCGAAGACAGTGAGCGAGGATTGGGACGAAGACTTTGAGTTTGGTGGCAGCGCCAACGACTTTGGTGATAAAGCCGACAACAATCTGTTCTCGGTGCCCGAATCTATCCGTGCATCACAGCCTAGTGTGAAGGCGCATTCGGGGCAGATCCGTGAACTGTCTTTGCTCGTCAACGACCTCAAGCGACTGTGCCGCCACGGGCGTGATATGGACATGCTCGACGGTCCACAGAAGACTTTATGGAAAGAGGCTGAGGGCGTCATTGCACTAGCTTCACCCGACGAGGAGGATTCTATAGATGAGGAGAACGATGCCAACTTTTTGGATGCCATGGAGGAATTCGATAACAACGATGGATTCTCGGAAGAAGACTTTGACGATCTCTCTTTCAGCAGGCTGGACATGGCTTTCGATATCAAGGAGCCCATGTCAAAGACTGCTGTAGTTCGTGAGCGCCATTCCCCGAAACGACGATCTGTTTTCTCTCCCGACGATGACATCTTCGGTGGCAATTGGCCGTTGGTTGATGAAAACCCGCCATCCAATCAGTCCAGTCGCTCTCGAACACCCGAATTACGTGCTGATaggcaagaagaggcagccAAAGGTGCTCGCTCAGTAATGGAAGCAATGAGTCGTTCCATATCCGACCAGGACACCCAGTCTCGTCCAGATAACAAGATGACTTTCGATACAAACAGTTTGAGAGTGTTGGTGAAGAGAGCTGGGGAGCTTCGAGATTCCTTGTCAGACGTTATCCGCCGGGCTGAGCAAATAACACAGAGCCCTGTGGTTACTCCAAGGCGTGACCGTGAAACCGATTCTAGTCCTGCTTTCACTCGGATGTTCGATGATCCAGGATCGAGTCAATCTCGTCGAACCATCCGACATCGTGGCAATTTGTCCTCGTTACTTGATTCGCCATCACCAAAaacctcctcctcatcatcatcctcttcgccaGTGACCAGACGCTTACGGACTATGATTGCTAGCTAG
- the TUB2 gene encoding Tubulin beta chain (Beta tubulin) has product MREIVHIQTGQCGNQIGAAFWQTISGEHGLDSNGIYNGSSELQLERMNVYFNEASNNKYVPRAVLVDLEPGTMDAVRAGPFGQLFRPDNFIFGQSSAGNNWAKGHYTEGAELVDNVLDVVRREAEGCDCLQGFQITHSLGGGTGSGMGTLLLSKIREEFPDRMMATFSVVPSPKVSDTVVEPYNATLSVHQLVENSDETFCIDNEALYDICMRTLKLNNPAYGDLNYLVSAVMSGITTCLRFPGQLNSDLRKLAVNMVPFPRLHFFMVGFAPLTSPGAHSFRAVTVPELTQQMFDPKNMMAASDFRNGRYLTCCSIFRGKVAMKEVEDQMRNVQNKNSTYFVEWIPNNIQTALCAIPPRGLKMSSTFIGNSTSIQELFKRVGEQFSAMFRRKAFLHWYTGEGMDEMEFTEAESNMNDLVSEYQQYQEAGIDEEEYEEEAPMEADEE; this is encoded by the exons ATGCGTGAGATT GTTCACATCCAGACCGGCCAGTGC GGTAACCAAATCGGTGCCGCCTTCTGGCAAACCATTTCCGGCGAGCACGGCCTCGACAGCAATGGTATCTACAACGGCTCTTCTGAGCTCCAGCTGGAGCGCATGAACGTCTACTTCAACGAG GCCTCCAACAACAAGTATGTTCCTCGCGCTGTCCTCGTCGATCTCGAGCCCGGCACCATGGACGCCGTCCGTGCCGGTCCTTTCGGTCAGCTCTTCCGTCCCGACAACTTCATCTTCGGCCAGTCCAGTGCCGGAAACAACTGGGCCAAGGGCCACTACACCGAGGGTGCTGAGCTCGTCGACAACGTCCTCGACGTTGTCCGCCGTGAGGCCGAAGGCTGCGACTGCCTCCAGGGCTTCCAGATCACCCACTCTCTCGGTGGTGGTACCGGATCTGGTATGGGAACTCTCCTGCTCTCCAAGATCCGCGAGGAATTCCCCGACCGAATGATGGCCACTTTCTCCGTTGTCCCATCCCCCAAGGTGTCCGACACCGTCGTTGAGCCCTACAACGCCACCCTCTCCGTCCACCAGCTTGTCGAGAACTCCGACGAGACCTTCTGCATTGATAACGAGGCTCTCTACGACATCTGCATGCGCACCCTCAAGCTGAACAACCCTGCCTACGGTGACCTGAACTACCTTGTCTCCGCTGTCATGTCAGGCATCACCACCTGCTTGCGATTCCCCGGTCAGCTTAACTCTGATCTCCGCAAGCTGGCTGTCAACATGGTTCCTTTCCCTCGTCTCCACTTCTTCATGGTCGGCTTCGCTCCTCTGACCAGCCCCGGTGCTCACTCTTTCCGTGCCGTCACCGTGCCCGAGCTCACCCAGCAGATGTTCGACCCCAAGAACATGATGGCTGCTTCTGACTTCCGCAACGGTCGCTACCTGACTTGCTGCTCTATCTT CCGTGGCAAGGTCGCCATGAAGGAGGTTGAGGACCAGATGCGAAACGTGCAGAACAAGAACTCCACCTACTTCGTTGAGTGGATCCCCAACAACATCCAGACTGCCCTTTGCGCCATCCCCCCTCGTGGCCTGAAGATGTCATCCACCTTCATTGGTAACTCCACCTCCATCCAGGAGCTGTTCAAGCGTGTCGGCGAGCAGTTTAGCGCCATGTTCCGTCGCAAGGCTTTCTTGCACTGGTACACTGGCGAGGGTATGGACGAGATGGAGTTCACTGAGGCCGAGTCCAACATGAACGACTTGGTGTCTGAGTACCAGCAATACCAGGAGGCTGGtattgacgaggaggagtacgaggaggaggctccTATGGAGGCCGATGAGGAGTAA